From the genome of Vigna angularis cultivar LongXiaoDou No.4 chromosome 11, ASM1680809v1, whole genome shotgun sequence, one region includes:
- the LOC108333337 gene encoding putative cyclin-D6-1, whose amino-acid sequence MLVLLLILTYSITKTNFTKKTSFSSMDFNLENPLGNFHDLPSEALPSLFFIESDHIPPLNYCQTLKASDFDISVRRNVVSLISQLSCTFDPVLPYLAINYLDRFLANQGILQPKPWANKLLAIACFSLAAKMLKAEYSATDVQVLLNHGDGGVIFETQTVQRMEGIVLGALQWRMRSITPFSFIPFFVNLFRLKDPAFRQVLKDRASEIILKSQREIKVLEFKPSVVAASALLYASHELFPFQYPCFLGAISDCSYVNKETVVQCYNVIQDIANEEYESVLNINSTSDTPVNVLDEHFLSLESEKTNGVIQEQEFKRRKIADYGNKPTVPFSHFHQC is encoded by the exons ATGCTTGTTCTTCTACTTATTCTTACATACTCTATAACCAAGACCAACTTCACAAAGAAGACTTCTTTCTCATCCATGGATTTTAACCTCGAAAACCCTCTTGGAAACTTCCACGACCTTCCCTCTGAAGCTCTTCCTTCGCTCTTCTTCATCGAATCCGACCACATCCCTCCACTCAATTACTGTCAAACTCTCAAAGCCAGCGACTTCGACATCTCTGTTAGGAGAAATGTTGTCTCTTTGATTTCACAG CTCTCCTGCACTTTCGATCCAGTTCTTCCTTACCTTGCTATCAACTACTTAGATCGCTTCCTCGCTAACCAAGGAATATTG CAACCAAAGCCATGGGCAAACAAGCTTCTTGCAATAGCTTGCTTTTCTTTAGCGGCCAAGATGTTGAAAGCAGAGTACTCTGCCACTGATGTCCAG GTTCTTCTGAATCATGGTGATGGAGGTGTCATTTTTGAGACACAAACAGTTCAAAGAATGGAGGGAATTGTCTTGGGGGCTCTCCAGTGGCGAATGCGTTCGATCACCCCCTTCTCTTTCATTCCCTTCTTCGTGAATTTGTTCAGGCTCAAAGACCCGGCATTTAGACAGGTTCTGAAGGATCGAGCATCTGAAATCATACTGAAGTCACAAAGAG AGATAAAGGTCTTGGAATTCAAGCCATCTGTAGTTGCTGCGTCAGCCCTTCTGTATGCTTCACATGAGTTGTTTCCCTTTCAATATCCATGCTTCTTAGGAGCAATATCCGACTGTTCATATGTTAACAAA GAAACTGTGGTGCAATGTTATAATGTGATACAGGACATAGCCAATGAGGAGTACGAATCTGTGTTGAATATAAATTCAACTTCAGACACCCCGGTTAATGTGTTAGACGAACATTTTCTAAGCTTGGAAAGTGAAAAAACCAACGGCGTGATACAAGAGCAGGAGTTCAAAAGAAGGAAAATTGCCGATTATGGCAACAAACCCACTGTCCCGTTTTCTCATTTTCATCAATGCTGA